The following nucleotide sequence is from Triticum dicoccoides isolate Atlit2015 ecotype Zavitan chromosome 7B, WEW_v2.0, whole genome shotgun sequence.
ATGAGAGTACAACCCGGTCCTCCTATAAGAGATTTTTCTCCGGCTGATCGCCGCACGGATCGGCAGCCGGAGGGCGACCCACTCCATCAATTCCCAACAACTGAACGTGCGGCACGAAGGGGGTAGCAGCCACCACATCGAAATTGTCCTGCTGTCCCTGGACCAGCACGTGTTCTTCGTGCCAGAGACTGCCAAGAAACACCCAACGAAGTTCCCCACATTTGACAGCAACAGCCCACACGACACGCGCGATTCGTATAAATCAAAACCCATCTCACCACCTCCTAATCCATCAATTTCCTTCCCCCATCCAACACAAGCCCCGATAAGCAGAGCTTCCACTCACCTACAGCTCCCTGTCTTCACCCCACACTGCGAGTTCGCGTACCGGGGCATCGATCGATCAAGCGGCAAGAATGGCGGCGACAGGGAGCGCTCAGAGCCGACGGTTCGCCGCGGCGTGCGGCGTTCTCAGCCGCTGCATCAAGGCGGCGGAGGCGCGGCCGGTGGTTCTCCCCCTCATGCCCGGAGCGGAAGTGCCCGCGCAAGACGAGCACGCTGCGGGTCCTGCGCCGGCGAACGCGCAGATGACTATCTTCTACGGCGGGCAGGTGCTGGTACTCGACGAGGTCCCGGACGACAGGGCGGCCGAGCTGCTCCGTGTCGCCGCTGTCTCAGGCGCACCGCGAGGGAACTCCGAGGCGGCGGATGGCGACCTGCCCATGGCGAGGAAGGCGTCGCTGCAGCGGTTCATGCAGAAGCGCAAGGGAAGTCTCGCCGCGCGCGCCGTCCCCTACAGCCGGCCAGACGGCGACGCCGTCCCCTACCATCTCACGCTTACGCTCTGATTTGTATTCGTGCGTAGTAGAGTAGCCTGAGTAATTGTTGACCCACTCGCCTGTCCCCGTCGCTCTGAATTATTATGATCAGAAATTATTGCTGTTGTTCTTCTGATGAACTGATCATGGCGAATTGACGAGGTGTCAAATTAAAATTATACGTACATCATGCGCACGCTAGCCTTTGCCTCCCACTTGGCCGTGTTGGCGGTAGCTGGACACGCTTTGCTGGTAGACACCTGCAATTGGCAATTAGCAAGGGTGCGTAATTCATTTCTGCCGGGCCCCCATCGAGCTACCACTTGGCCGTGTTGGCAGCTGGATACGCTTTGCTAGTAGAAACCGGCAATTGGCAATTATCCCTTTCTAAACAAATATAAGAacttttagatcactaaaataaagGAATATTACCTTCGTCACAAAATAAGTGTTGGCAAAGACTCTATTCTGAGACAAAGGGAGTAACCTAATACGTCTGATATTTGTTTACAGAAGGAGTAGCAAGTAGCAAGCAAGCGTGCACCTGCAATTGGCAATTAACAAGCGTGTGTAGCTACATTGCTATCTTGGTATGCGAATACAAAACATTAGCTGAGTGATCCTATTAAACTACATAGCGATATAAACTTTACTAGAGGGTGATACATGCTTTGCCACGTTGTTTCTGCTATGGCTAGAGGTGAGCACTTTTACACCGAAAATCAAAGAACCGAACTGAATGCGGTAAAAACGAAGactaacagaatttgtcaaaaataaAGGGTAGAATTTGTGAGTTGACCGATATTTTTGGTTTATTGGTTTATGGTATTTGTTTAGGTGTTTTCGTAGCTAGTTGTTTTGTGTTCAGATGTATTGTCGGTTTTCATCCTACATAAACCTAATTGACCATCACACCATATACAGGGCCCTCCAGATCGCTCCCTTCCCCTCATATCTCTCCAGGGCTCCCTCGATCGCTCCCTCCAGGGCGATCAGGGAGCCAACCTCAGCGCCCCGGCCGCtgcctcccccctctctcctccacctcgtCGTCTCCAAATATGTGTCGGCTAAGCCCGGGGCGCCGCCAATGATGGGGACGGCGGGGATCTAGGCTGCAGCCCCGCGGTCTAGAGGGACCGGCGGCGCGAGATCGCCCTTCGGTCTTCGTCTTTCCTGGCGGTTCAGTGCTGCTCCGGCGGCTTCGTGTGGAGGGCGGGCCAGGAGGGGATGTGGCCATGGTTGACTTGTCGGCGGCGTCTCTGGTCAGATCTGATCTGGTTGGTGCCGCTAGCGATGGTGGCTATCTTCTCCATCGGAGGTGGCCGACATGAGACTGGATGGTCAGATCTCGAAATCTGCCATCTAGTTCCGGCTGCAAGTCGGGAatacatggttgccggtgaaaacaaAGCCGatggcaggcgatggcggcgttctgtGTCGTTACCTtcatgaaggcatcgtcgtgtaactactgtcgacccacttgTGCTGCTCGGGGGAAACTctaggatctggtcttccagatcAGACGATGGCGGTACTGTGGTGTcgttttctctcttgggagcatcgtttgtggagcagagcTGTAAgacagaagcaggaggtggagcggcttcatcttgcacggagCTTTCGGTGGAGATGTAAAGTCATGCTTGGCTGACAGATGCTATGTTGTGTCATGCCTGgtaggcaggtgctacgcacgacagatcttccagaaTCTTTGCATCTGGAAGGATGAGCGCGGGCGGTGGCGCCGTGCTGGCATCGAAGGATGTACAGACTGGCAAGGATGATGGAGATCTCTCTCCTAAAGATGGGTCAGCGGTTTGATGATGATGGTGGCGTCTAAAATGTGTGCATGTTGTGTACGCTTTAGGTCTGCTGCATCGGTTGTGGGTTCCGATACATTATGTCGATGGATCGGCGACGACATCGGTTTTAGATATGGGGAGTGAGAGCACTCTACGTTATCGAGTTTTGTGGTGTGAGTAATGGCTTCGGGTGGCTTGATGTATGTTCTTGTTAGACATATGTTGAATAATAActaaagatggccgtatgcattgattgatgcagaggccgggggtcttaaCCTCCTTTTCGGAAAAAAAATCACACCATATACATTGAAGTGGACTTCCCTTTTCCCTAACTTTCCTACTTTATTCGCATACTAGAAGGGCAGTGTGCGCATTGCTGCGCCGCTTATGTTTTTAGGGTTGTACATGTTTTGCTTTTACGTGGTATTTTTTTTAGTTCTGAAAATTATTTACGTGCTAGTTGGTTTGGCGTGTggaggaaacaatgcatgtttttTATCAGAGATGCTACACCTATGAACAGATTTTACGAAAGCATGGCTACAGATGAATGTGTCAATTTATGGTTGGAAATTGCGGAAAGAACGACCCAACGATGAGAATCCGTGAAGTGATTGGTGGGAGAGTGTTTGCTATGACCAATCCGTAGTGGATCGTCCGTGAGTGTATCATTTTTTCTTATTGTGGTGTTTGGGTGGGGTCTTTTTGAACGTGTGACTTGAAGGCGTTTTTTAATTAATTTCCCATGAATtaactttttcttttttatttatctttATTATTTCACCCGGTTTCTTGATAAATAGAAGCGTACTAGGATATCACACAGTCAACTATTCTAGGCGTAGTGATTAGCACATGTGTGTAGGCTGTGCGCCCTCGTACTCAGTTGGAATCCTGCTGGGTGCTTTTTTTTTGTTATTACTATTTTATCTCACGTGGGATCAATTTTTTTCCGACAAAGAGTATATATTAATATCGTGAAGATACCcagccaaaaaaagaagaagaaattatagccaaaaaagaagaagaaactaaAAAAATAAATCCCGCTACAGTGTTCCAGGCCTTGCAGCAGTAGCACAACCGCCATCAAGACAACACCTGATGTCCAGGTTCTCCAACAAGTGGGATCAATGCAGTTTGACGTATTTAAATAAAATGTCAGGAGTTTTTGTGAAAACTATATAAAGTACAAGGAGTTTTCTGTAAAACAACTAGCACACTCTTCTCACACCCATTGACATGTGGGCTGATGCCACGTTGGCATGCCATGTGGGTAGTGCATATGCTCGGATACAGACGAAGGCACCATATTTGAACGCTCGAATAAGTTACGGCATCAGTTTCGTGTATTTTACAAGTTTAGGCATCAAAATAACCGTACCGAACAAGTTAAGACATCCATGGTGTATTTGACTCAAGTAGAAAACAAGTTTGCCTCACCCCCGACA
It contains:
- the LOC119338951 gene encoding protein TIFY 11e-like, whose product is MAATGSAQSRRFAAACGVLSRCIKAAEARPVVLPLMPGAEVPAQDEHAAGPAPANAQMTIFYGGQVLVLDEVPDDRAAELLRVAAVSGAPRGNSEAADGDLPMARKASLQRFMQKRKGSLAARAVPYSRPDGDAVPYHLTLTL